The Ornithinimicrobium faecis genome includes a window with the following:
- the rho gene encoding transcription termination factor Rho codes for MSSMRVAELQSLAGSMGITVSPKMRKADLVEAIRARREGGAQAATSKPATSKPETSKGATAPEKSAPTNTESAAPQGEAGASSAETGQRAPRRSRRVAAAAGAPQPRTDRAPEGDGTAAQDGARETGGTDTRQGGDPQDRDQQGRDQQGREAQEGARDGGRQGRNQQGRDQRDNRQQDNSQGEGEGRDQRDNQQNNRGGQQDNRQDNRGGQQNDRQDNRGQQNDRQDNRGQQGNRQQDNRQDNSGDQQDNRQQDNRQGGNRQGGNQQGGNQQGGNNNRNDNRYDDEDGGRGRRRSRQRGRDRKRGRSRGDNDNYADEQETTYNEEDVLVPVAGVLDILDNYGFIRTTGYLPGPSDVYVPMGIVRKNGLRKGDAVTGAIKAGDQQQHSGGRGDRQKYNALVRLDTVNGQSPEEAKARPEFSKLTPLYPQDRLRLETEQKNLTTRMIDLVSPIGKGQRGLIVSPPKAGKTLVLQSIANAITQNNPEAHLMIVLVDERPEEVTDMQRTVKGEVIASTFDRPADDHTTVAELAIERAKRLVELGGDVVVLLDSITRLGRAYNLAAPASGRILSGGVDSSALYPPKRFFGAARNIEFGGSLTILATALVETGSKMDEVIFEEFKGTGNMELRLSRQLADRRIFPAIDVNPSGTRREEILMGAEELKIMWKLRRVLSALDSQQAVELLLDRLRKTKSNHEFLVQVQQTSSVKLDDED; via the coding sequence TTGAGTTCGATGCGCGTGGCCGAACTGCAGTCTCTGGCCGGGAGCATGGGCATCACCGTGTCCCCCAAGATGCGCAAGGCGGACCTTGTTGAGGCCATTCGGGCCCGGCGCGAGGGCGGCGCGCAGGCAGCAACCAGCAAGCCTGCGACCAGCAAGCCCGAGACCAGCAAGGGTGCGACCGCGCCCGAGAAGAGCGCGCCCACCAACACCGAGTCGGCCGCGCCGCAGGGCGAGGCGGGCGCCAGCTCGGCAGAGACCGGCCAGCGTGCCCCGCGCCGCTCGCGCCGAGTCGCCGCTGCTGCCGGTGCGCCGCAGCCGCGCACCGACCGCGCACCCGAGGGCGACGGCACCGCCGCGCAGGATGGTGCACGTGAGACCGGCGGCACCGACACCCGGCAGGGCGGTGACCCGCAGGACCGTGACCAGCAGGGCCGTGACCAGCAGGGTCGCGAGGCTCAGGAGGGCGCCCGTGACGGCGGCCGCCAGGGTCGCAACCAGCAGGGCCGTGACCAGCGCGACAACCGTCAGCAGGACAACAGCCAGGGCGAGGGCGAGGGTCGCGACCAGCGCGACAACCAGCAGAACAACCGCGGTGGCCAGCAGGACAACCGCCAGGACAACCGTGGCGGCCAGCAGAACGACCGTCAGGACAACCGCGGCCAGCAGAACGACCGCCAGGACAACCGCGGCCAGCAGGGCAACCGTCAGCAGGACAACCGCCAGGACAACAGCGGTGACCAGCAGGACAACCGCCAGCAGGACAACCGCCAGGGCGGCAACCGCCAGGGTGGCAACCAGCAGGGCGGGAACCAGCAGGGCGGCAACAACAACCGCAACGACAACCGCTATGACGATGAGGACGGCGGCCGTGGCCGTCGTCGCAGCCGTCAGCGGGGGCGCGACCGCAAGCGCGGACGCAGCCGCGGCGACAACGACAACTACGCCGACGAGCAGGAGACCACCTACAACGAGGAGGACGTGCTCGTCCCCGTCGCCGGTGTCCTGGACATCCTCGACAACTACGGTTTCATCCGCACGACCGGCTACCTGCCCGGCCCCAGCGACGTCTACGTCCCGATGGGCATCGTGCGCAAGAACGGCCTGCGCAAGGGTGACGCGGTCACCGGCGCGATCAAGGCCGGCGACCAGCAGCAGCACTCCGGTGGTCGTGGCGACCGCCAGAAGTACAACGCGCTCGTCCGCCTGGACACCGTCAACGGACAGTCCCCGGAGGAGGCCAAGGCCCGCCCGGAGTTCTCCAAGCTGACCCCGCTCTATCCCCAGGACCGCCTGCGCCTGGAGACCGAGCAGAAGAACCTCACCACCCGGATGATCGACCTGGTCAGCCCGATCGGCAAGGGCCAGCGCGGTCTGATCGTCTCCCCGCCCAAGGCGGGCAAGACCCTCGTCCTGCAGTCGATCGCCAACGCGATCACGCAGAACAACCCCGAGGCGCACCTGATGATCGTCCTGGTGGACGAGCGCCCGGAAGAGGTCACCGACATGCAGCGCACGGTCAAGGGTGAGGTCATCGCCTCCACCTTCGACCGTCCGGCCGATGACCACACGACGGTCGCCGAGTTGGCGATCGAGCGCGCCAAGCGCCTCGTGGAGCTCGGTGGCGACGTGGTCGTGCTCCTCGACTCGATCACCCGCCTGGGCCGCGCCTACAACCTGGCGGCCCCCGCCAGCGGGCGCATCCTCTCCGGTGGTGTCGACTCCAGCGCGCTCTACCCGCCCAAGCGCTTCTTCGGTGCCGCCCGCAACATCGAGTTCGGCGGCTCGCTGACCATCCTGGCGACCGCGCTCGTGGAGACCGGCTCCAAGATGGACGAGGTCATCTTCGAGGAGTTCAAGGGCACCGGCAACATGGAGCTGCGCCTGTCCCGCCAGCTGGCGGACCGCCGCATCTTCCCGGCCATCGACGTCAACCCCTCCGGCACGCGCCGCGAGGAGATCCTGATGGGCGCCGAGGAGCTGAAGATCATGTGGAAGCTGCGTCGCGTGCTCTCCGCGCTCGACTCCCAGCAGGCCGTCGAGCTGCTGCTGGACCGGCTCCGCAAGACCAAGTCCAACCACGAGTTCCTCGTGCAGGTGCAGCAGACCTCGTCGGTCAAGCTCGACGACGAGGACTGA
- the prmC gene encoding peptide chain release factor N(5)-glutamine methyltransferase, which produces MVRAAAGELAAAGVASPRVDAEILLAHVLDREVAELRRAAILGERVSEGDHAAYQRLIEQRAARVPLQHLTGTAHFRHLSLRVGPGVFVPRPETEVLVDLALADLQSAGSAPVVVDLCTGSGAIALALADECPHARVHAVELSEDAHAWAAANVAGTGLPVDLRQGDATTAFEDLVGQVDVVVSNPPYIPPGAVPVDPEVRDHDPDIALYGLGEDGLQVPLAVAARAAQLLVPGGVLLMEHADVQGEALVARLGASSAWAQVSDHADLTGLPRVTRAVRA; this is translated from the coding sequence GTGGTGCGTGCTGCGGCGGGGGAGCTGGCCGCGGCCGGGGTGGCCAGCCCGCGCGTCGACGCCGAGATCCTGCTCGCGCACGTCCTCGACCGTGAGGTGGCCGAGCTCAGGCGGGCCGCGATCCTGGGGGAGCGCGTCAGCGAGGGAGACCACGCGGCCTACCAGCGGCTGATCGAGCAGCGGGCCGCCAGGGTGCCGCTGCAGCACCTGACCGGCACCGCGCACTTCCGCCACCTGTCCCTGCGGGTCGGACCGGGAGTCTTTGTGCCCCGCCCGGAGACCGAGGTGCTCGTCGACCTGGCGCTGGCCGACCTGCAGTCTGCGGGGAGTGCGCCGGTGGTCGTGGACCTGTGCACCGGCAGCGGAGCCATCGCGCTGGCCCTCGCCGACGAGTGCCCCCACGCACGCGTGCATGCCGTCGAGCTCTCTGAGGACGCCCACGCCTGGGCGGCAGCCAACGTGGCCGGCACCGGACTGCCGGTGGACCTGCGACAGGGCGATGCCACCACCGCCTTCGAGGACCTGGTCGGGCAGGTGGACGTGGTGGTCAGCAACCCGCCCTACATCCCCCCGGGCGCGGTGCCGGTCGACCCAGAGGTGCGCGACCACGACCCGGACATCGCGCTCTATGGCCTGGGGGAGGACGGCCTGCAGGTGCCGCTGGCCGTCGCGGCGCGGGCCGCACAGCTGCTGGTGCCCGGTGGGGTGCTGCTGATGGAGCACGCCGACGTGCAGGGCGAGGCGCTGGTCGCGCGGCTCGGGGCGAGCAGTGCGTGGGCCCAGGTGAGCGACCACGCGGACCTGACGGGCCTGCCTCGCGTCACCCGAGCCGTGCGCGCCTGA
- the rpmE gene encoding 50S ribosomal protein L31, translating into MKKNIHPEYVETKVTCNCGAQFTTRSTATSGSMHAEVCSQCHPFYTGKQKILDTGGRVARFQERYGKKAASK; encoded by the coding sequence GTGAAGAAGAACATCCACCCCGAGTACGTCGAGACCAAGGTGACCTGCAACTGCGGCGCCCAGTTCACGACTCGCAGCACTGCCACCTCCGGCTCGATGCACGCCGAGGTCTGCTCGCAGTGCCACCCGTTCTACACGGGCAAGCAGAAGATCCTGGACACCGGTGGTCGCGTGGCCCGCTTCCAGGAGCGCTACGGCAAGAAGGCCGCCAGCAAGTAG
- a CDS encoding homoserine dehydrogenase yields MPREQQAHEGAAPVRVALLGAGTVGAAVAQRLMDRADLFAQRVGAPLELTGIAVRDLGRPRDLSGILPGLLTDDPESLVDQVDVVVEVMGGIQPARGLIERALRGGADVVTANKQLLAQHGSELEALAAGAGRRVEFEAAVVAAVPVMRTVRDALAGDEIRSISGIINGSTNYILDMVARQGMPFQEAVRQAGDLGYLEADPTEDLEGLDAAAKIVLLARAAWGVDVGLDDVQREGISGLTDADFESARGTGQVIKLIASAWRSGPASGSASDSAAGPVSGPRIEVAVRPTLVAADHPFGQTREGTNMVIIEAESAGSLRLSGAGAGGDETASAVLGDLINVARSRVAARD; encoded by the coding sequence ATGCCGAGGGAACAGCAAGCGCACGAAGGCGCAGCACCCGTGCGGGTTGCCCTGCTCGGGGCCGGCACGGTGGGTGCCGCTGTGGCACAGCGGTTGATGGACCGGGCCGACCTGTTTGCCCAGCGAGTCGGGGCGCCCCTGGAGCTGACCGGCATCGCGGTCCGTGACCTGGGCCGCCCGCGCGACCTGAGCGGGATCCTGCCCGGGTTGCTGACCGACGACCCCGAGTCGCTCGTCGATCAGGTGGACGTGGTGGTCGAGGTGATGGGCGGCATACAGCCTGCTCGTGGCCTGATCGAGCGCGCCCTGCGCGGTGGCGCCGATGTCGTCACGGCCAACAAGCAGCTGCTGGCTCAGCACGGCAGCGAGCTGGAGGCGCTGGCAGCTGGGGCTGGCCGGCGGGTGGAGTTTGAGGCGGCCGTCGTCGCCGCCGTGCCCGTGATGCGCACCGTGCGCGACGCCCTGGCCGGGGACGAGATCCGCTCCATCAGCGGCATCATCAACGGCTCCACGAACTACATCCTCGACATGGTCGCCCGACAGGGCATGCCCTTTCAGGAGGCCGTCCGGCAGGCCGGTGACCTCGGCTATCTCGAGGCCGACCCGACTGAGGACCTCGAGGGCCTGGACGCCGCGGCCAAGATCGTGCTGTTGGCCCGTGCGGCCTGGGGCGTGGATGTGGGGCTGGACGACGTGCAGCGCGAGGGCATCTCCGGGCTGACCGACGCCGACTTCGAGAGCGCGCGCGGCACGGGCCAGGTGATCAAGCTGATCGCCTCCGCCTGGCGCTCCGGACCGGCCTCTGGCTCGGCTTCCGACTCGGCTGCTGGGCCCGTTTCTGGGCCCCGGATCGAGGTGGCCGTGCGCCCGACCCTCGTCGCCGCCGACCACCCGTTCGGACAGACCCGCGAGGGCACCAACATGGTGATCATCGAGGCCGAGTCGGCCGGGAGCCTGCGGTTGTCCGGCGCCGGTGCCGGGGGTGACGAGACCGCCTCCGCGGTGCTCGGCGACCTGATCAACGTGGCGCGGTCCAGGGTGGCTGCGCGAGACTAG
- the prfA gene encoding peptide chain release factor 1, giving the protein MVDVDASAVMPLLEEFMSIETELADPATHTDLVALKKLNKRYAALSPTIAAFREWEEAAGDVEAATEMAAEDESIAAELPALRERAEQTSERLRRLLVPRDPDDDRDVILEVKAGEGGEESALFAGDLLRMYMRYAERRSWKTQLLDATESDLGGYKDVRLAIHATGTPAPGEAPWARLKYEGGVHRVQRVPVTESQGRIHTSAAGVLVMPDLDDPEEVELDLNLLKIDVFRSSGPGGQSVNTTDSAVRITHLPTGLVVSCQNEKSQLQNKESALRVLRARLHQLAVEEAEAEASAQRRSQVRTVDRSERIRTYNFPENRIADHRTGFKAYNLDHVLDGDLDPIVQSAVDADEAARMSALGSSDT; this is encoded by the coding sequence ATGGTCGACGTGGATGCATCCGCGGTGATGCCGCTGCTCGAGGAGTTCATGAGCATCGAGACCGAGCTGGCCGACCCGGCCACCCACACCGACCTGGTGGCCCTGAAGAAGCTCAACAAGCGCTATGCCGCCCTGTCGCCGACCATCGCCGCCTTCCGGGAGTGGGAGGAGGCTGCGGGCGACGTCGAGGCGGCCACAGAGATGGCGGCCGAGGACGAGTCGATCGCCGCGGAGTTGCCCGCGCTGCGGGAGCGTGCCGAGCAGACCTCCGAGCGGCTGCGCCGACTGCTGGTGCCCCGCGACCCCGACGACGACCGTGACGTGATCCTCGAGGTCAAGGCGGGGGAGGGCGGCGAGGAGTCGGCCCTGTTTGCCGGTGACCTGCTGCGGATGTACATGCGGTATGCCGAGCGCCGCTCCTGGAAGACCCAGCTGCTCGACGCCACGGAGTCCGACCTGGGTGGCTACAAGGACGTGCGCCTGGCGATCCACGCCACTGGCACGCCCGCCCCGGGAGAGGCTCCCTGGGCGCGGCTGAAGTATGAGGGTGGCGTCCACCGCGTGCAGCGCGTGCCCGTGACCGAGAGTCAGGGCCGCATCCACACCTCCGCCGCCGGAGTCCTGGTGATGCCCGACCTGGACGACCCCGAGGAGGTCGAGCTCGACCTCAACCTGCTCAAGATCGACGTCTTCCGCTCCAGCGGGCCCGGTGGTCAGTCGGTCAACACGACCGACTCGGCGGTGCGGATCACCCACCTGCCGACCGGGCTGGTCGTGTCCTGCCAGAACGAGAAGTCCCAGCTGCAGAACAAGGAGTCGGCGCTGCGGGTCCTGCGGGCCCGGTTGCACCAGCTCGCGGTCGAGGAGGCCGAGGCGGAGGCGTCGGCCCAGCGCCGCAGCCAGGTCCGCACGGTCGACCGCAGCGAGCGGATCCGCACCTACAACTTCCCGGAGAACCGGATCGCCGACCACCGCACCGGCTTCAAGGCCTATAACCTGGACCACGTGCTCGACGGCGACCTGGACCCGATCGTCCAGTCTGCGGTCGACGCGGACGAGGCCGCCCGGATGTCCGCCCTCGGCAGCAGCGACACGTGA
- the argS gene encoding arginine--tRNA ligase, which produces MTPEQLAEAIIAALDQAVAAGDVTVEVPREVRVERPRSREHGDWSTNIALQLAKKAGVPPRDLATNLASRLAEVQGVAAVDVAGPGFLNITLDAASAGELARSIVEAAETFGTNETMQGRVINLEFVSANPTGPLHIGHTRWAALGDAIRRLLLASGAEVTAEHYTNDAGNQMDLFGASIVARAAGTEVPEGGYPGDYVTEIAAAVLADRPDLLDLPEAEQIEVAKELGYRHQLAQMQQTLDTFNVHFDVWFSERTLHDGAVEQAVERLREQGHVFDQEGAVWLRTTDFGDDRDRVLIRANGVPTYFASDAAYYLNKKDRGFPEKIYLLGADHHGYIGRLKAISACAGDDPEANIEILIGQLITIAGARMGKRRGNALYLTDLLEWIGSDPLRYSLARFPADSPLDLDGEEMRKRSNDNPVFYVQYAHARTCNVARLAGEDGVSRDDGFDPSLLAHETEATLLAALGDFPRVVAQAATLREPHRVARYLESLAASFHRWYDECRVRPMDEHEEITDLHRTRLWLNDATRQVLANGLGLLGVTAPERM; this is translated from the coding sequence GTGACCCCTGAGCAACTCGCCGAAGCCATCATTGCCGCCCTTGACCAGGCCGTCGCCGCGGGCGACGTCACGGTCGAGGTCCCGCGTGAGGTCCGCGTCGAGCGACCGAGGAGCCGCGAGCACGGCGACTGGTCGACCAACATCGCGCTGCAGCTGGCCAAGAAGGCCGGCGTGCCCCCGCGTGACCTGGCCACCAACCTCGCCAGCAGGCTCGCCGAGGTGCAGGGCGTGGCCGCCGTGGACGTCGCCGGGCCGGGCTTCCTCAACATCACCCTGGACGCCGCGAGCGCGGGCGAGCTGGCCCGCAGCATCGTCGAGGCGGCCGAGACCTTCGGGACCAACGAGACCATGCAGGGCCGGGTGATCAACCTGGAGTTCGTCTCGGCGAACCCGACCGGCCCGCTGCACATCGGCCACACCCGCTGGGCTGCCCTCGGTGACGCCATCCGCAGGCTGCTGCTGGCCAGCGGCGCCGAGGTGACGGCCGAGCACTACACCAACGACGCCGGCAACCAGATGGACCTGTTCGGGGCCTCGATCGTGGCCCGCGCGGCCGGCACCGAGGTGCCCGAGGGGGGTTATCCCGGGGACTATGTCACCGAGATCGCCGCTGCGGTGCTCGCTGACCGCCCGGACCTGCTGGACCTGCCCGAGGCGGAGCAGATCGAGGTCGCCAAGGAGCTGGGCTATCGCCACCAGCTCGCCCAGATGCAGCAGACCCTCGACACCTTCAATGTGCACTTCGACGTGTGGTTCTCCGAGCGCACCCTGCACGACGGCGCGGTGGAGCAGGCCGTCGAGCGGCTGCGCGAGCAGGGTCACGTCTTCGACCAGGAGGGCGCAGTCTGGTTGCGCACCACCGACTTTGGCGACGACCGCGACCGCGTGCTGATCCGTGCCAACGGGGTGCCGACCTACTTCGCCTCCGACGCCGCGTACTACCTGAACAAGAAGGACCGCGGCTTCCCGGAGAAGATCTATCTGCTCGGCGCCGACCACCACGGCTACATCGGCCGCCTCAAGGCGATCTCCGCCTGCGCGGGCGACGACCCAGAGGCCAACATCGAGATCCTGATCGGTCAGCTGATCACGATCGCTGGCGCCCGCATGGGCAAGCGCCGCGGCAACGCGCTCTATCTCACCGACCTGCTGGAGTGGATCGGCTCGGACCCGCTGCGCTATTCCCTGGCCCGCTTCCCCGCCGACTCGCCGCTGGATCTGGACGGCGAGGAGATGCGCAAGCGCAGCAACGACAACCCGGTCTTCTATGTGCAATACGCCCACGCCCGCACCTGCAATGTGGCGCGTCTCGCGGGGGAGGACGGCGTCTCGCGGGACGACGGTTTTGACCCCTCGCTGCTGGCGCACGAGACCGAGGCGACCCTGCTCGCTGCCCTCGGCGACTTCCCGCGCGTGGTGGCCCAGGCTGCCACGCTGCGCGAGCCGCACCGGGTGGCCCGCTATCTGGAGTCGCTGGCCGCCTCCTTCCACCGCTGGTATGACGAGTGCCGTGTCCGCCCGATGGACGAGCACGAGGAGATCACCGACCTGCACCGCACCCGCCTGTGGCTCAACGACGCCACCCGCCAGGTGCTGGCCAACGGCCTCGGTCTGCTCGGCGTCACCGCCCCAGAGAGGATGTGA
- a CDS encoding aldehyde dehydrogenase family protein yields the protein MHIGGQWVPAASGETLEVITPTDRNVVIATTPRAGAEDADRAVKAARAAYPGWAALSFTERQRALLRIADSLEEHVEELATLTALDTGNAIRTQARPEALNLVACFRYFAGVAGEVKGTVLPTADGQLQYTRRQPLGVVAGILPWNSPLMIAGFKVPGALAAGNTMVLKAAEDAPLTILELARICAEHLPPGVLNVVTGYGAEIGEALVVHPDVDKVSFTGSTLVGHQVAAKAGARLAHSSLELGGKSPCIVDADSCTDEVVEQVLLASRFARQSQSCTTGSRLFLHEEIHDDFLAKLVARTEQLVVGDPRDETSDIGCIINAKQWDRVQGYIDDGLAQEGVGVAYDGRPALQVGPPGFYHAPMILTQVSNDWRIAREEIFGPVLAVIPWKEQEEVVAMANDSHYGLAAFVFSQGLDRALSMAHQIDSGWVQVNQGGGQMVGQSYGGMKTSGIGRELSLEGMLEGFTQIKQVNVKLG from the coding sequence ATGCACATCGGTGGGCAGTGGGTGCCGGCAGCCTCCGGCGAGACGCTCGAGGTCATCACCCCGACTGACCGCAACGTCGTGATTGCGACCACGCCGCGCGCCGGTGCCGAGGATGCCGATCGTGCGGTCAAGGCGGCACGGGCTGCCTATCCGGGCTGGGCCGCGCTGTCCTTCACCGAGCGCCAGCGTGCCCTGCTGCGCATCGCCGACTCCCTCGAGGAGCACGTCGAGGAGCTGGCCACGCTGACGGCCCTGGACACCGGCAACGCGATCCGGACCCAGGCCCGCCCCGAGGCGCTCAACCTGGTCGCCTGCTTCCGCTATTTCGCCGGCGTGGCCGGTGAGGTCAAGGGCACGGTGCTGCCGACGGCGGATGGGCAGCTGCAATACACCCGCCGCCAGCCGTTGGGCGTCGTCGCGGGCATCCTCCCGTGGAACAGCCCGCTGATGATCGCCGGCTTCAAGGTGCCCGGAGCGCTCGCCGCCGGCAACACCATGGTGCTCAAGGCCGCCGAGGACGCACCGCTGACGATCCTGGAGCTCGCGCGCATCTGCGCCGAGCACCTGCCGCCCGGAGTCCTCAACGTGGTCACCGGCTATGGCGCCGAGATCGGCGAGGCGCTGGTGGTCCACCCGGACGTCGACAAGGTCTCCTTCACCGGCTCCACCCTCGTGGGGCACCAGGTGGCGGCCAAGGCCGGGGCGCGCCTGGCCCACAGCTCGCTCGAGCTCGGTGGCAAGTCACCGTGCATCGTCGACGCCGACTCCTGCACCGACGAGGTCGTCGAGCAGGTGCTGCTGGCCAGCCGGTTTGCCCGGCAGAGCCAGAGCTGCACCACCGGCTCGCGGCTGTTCCTGCACGAGGAGATCCACGACGACTTCCTCGCCAAGCTGGTCGCTCGCACCGAGCAACTGGTGGTCGGCGATCCGCGCGACGAGACCTCCGACATCGGCTGCATCATCAACGCCAAGCAGTGGGACCGGGTGCAGGGCTACATCGACGACGGGCTCGCCCAGGAAGGCGTCGGGGTGGCGTATGACGGTCGGCCGGCCCTGCAGGTCGGCCCGCCGGGGTTCTATCACGCACCGATGATCCTGACCCAGGTCTCCAACGACTGGCGGATCGCCCGCGAGGAGATCTTCGGCCCAGTGCTCGCCGTGATCCCGTGGAAGGAGCAGGAGGAGGTCGTGGCGATGGCCAATGACTCCCACTACGGCCTGGCCGCCTTCGTCTTCTCACAGGGTCTGGACCGGGCGCTGTCCATGGCCCACCAGATCGACTCCGGGTGGGTGCAGGTCAACCAGGGGGGCGGGCAGATGGTCGGCCAGTCCTATGGCGGCATGAAAACCAGCGGCATCGGCCGTGAGCTGTCGTTGGAGGGCATGCTCGAGGGCTTCACGCAGATCAAGCAGGTCAACGTCAAGCTGGGCTGA